One genomic window of Pecten maximus chromosome 3, xPecMax1.1, whole genome shotgun sequence includes the following:
- the LOC117323591 gene encoding interferon-induced protein 44-like, translating to MDGYKQQPNLEDKIHCVVYVLDAEKHSTNADIHASFITADVKKQIETIQEKIELKGIPQLILLTKVDSICESTRQSTSNVYRSSLIRQRCIAAAECLGLNPMTVLPMRNYFSEVSTTEDISILALFNVRQMLRSADSFLRVNHLKDFQTYK from the exons atggatggATACAAACAACAACCAAATTTGGAGGACAAGATTCACTGTGTTGTGTACGTCTTGGATGCTGAAAAACACAGTACAAACGCTGACATACATGCATCTTTCATTACTGCTGATGTTAAGAAGCAAATTGAGACTATTCAAGAAAAGATTGAACTAAAAG GAATTCCTCAACTGATTTTACTGACCAAGGTGGATAGCATTTGCGAATCGACAAGGCAGTCCACTTCAAATGTCTACCGGAGTTCTCTTATCAGACAGAGATGCATAGCTGCTGCTGAATGCCTCGGTTTAAACCCAATGACGGTGCTACCAATGAGAAACTACTTCTCGGAAGTGTCTACCACGGAAGACATCAGTATCCTTGCGCTGTTCAACGTCCGACAGATGCTGCGATCAGCTGATTCATTCCTCCGTGTCAACCATCTCAAAGAttttcaaacatataaatag